A genome region from Myroides fluvii includes the following:
- the atpD gene encoding F0F1 ATP synthase subunit beta, protein MSKVTGKVAQVIGPVVDVVFNTEHAELPKIYDSLEITKPDGSKLVLEVQSHIGENTVRTISMDSTDGLSRGYAVAATGFPIQVPIGKEVFGRLFNVVGDAIDGLGNLPKTGENGLPIHRPAPKFEDLSTSTEVLFTGIKVIDLIEPYAKGGKIGLFGGAGVGKTVLIQELINNIAKGHGGLSVFAGVGERTREGNDLLREMLESGIIKYGDDFMHSMENGGWDLSKVDRELMKDSKCTFLFGQMNEPPGARARVALSGLTIAEFFRDGAGDDQGKDVLFFVDNIFRFTQAGSEVSALLGRMPSAVGYQPTLATEMGAMQERITSTTKGSITSVQAVYVPADDLTDPAPATTFAHLDATTVLSRKIAELGIYPAVDPLDSTSRILSPEILGKEHYACAQRVKEILQKYKELQDIIAILGMEELSEEDKLAVHRARRVQRFLSQPFHVAEQFTGIPGVLVDIKDTIKGFTMIIDGELDHLPEAAFNLKGSIEEAIAAGEKMLAEV, encoded by the coding sequence ATGTCTAAAGTTACAGGAAAAGTTGCGCAAGTTATCGGACCAGTAGTTGACGTAGTCTTCAACACTGAGCACGCCGAACTTCCAAAAATTTATGATTCATTAGAAATCACTAAACCAGATGGTTCTAAATTAGTACTTGAAGTACAATCACACATTGGAGAGAATACAGTTCGTACAATTTCAATGGACTCAACAGACGGATTAAGTAGAGGTTACGCAGTAGCTGCTACAGGATTTCCTATTCAAGTTCCAATCGGAAAAGAGGTATTTGGTAGATTGTTTAATGTTGTTGGAGACGCTATTGATGGTCTTGGAAACTTACCAAAGACAGGAGAAAACGGATTGCCAATTCACAGACCTGCACCAAAATTCGAAGATTTATCTACCTCTACAGAGGTATTATTCACAGGAATTAAAGTAATCGACTTAATTGAGCCTTATGCAAAAGGAGGTAAAATTGGATTATTCGGTGGAGCTGGAGTAGGTAAAACAGTATTGATTCAGGAGTTAATTAACAATATCGCAAAAGGTCACGGTGGACTTTCTGTATTCGCAGGAGTTGGAGAGCGCACACGTGAAGGAAACGATTTACTACGCGAGATGTTAGAGTCAGGTATTATTAAATACGGAGATGACTTTATGCACTCTATGGAAAATGGTGGATGGGATTTATCAAAAGTTGACCGTGAATTAATGAAAGACTCAAAATGTACTTTCTTATTCGGACAGATGAATGAGCCACCTGGAGCACGTGCACGTGTTGCATTATCAGGTTTAACAATTGCTGAGTTCTTCCGTGATGGAGCTGGAGACGATCAAGGAAAAGACGTTCTTTTCTTCGTTGACAACATCTTCCGTTTTACACAAGCAGGTTCTGAGGTATCGGCTTTATTAGGTCGTATGCCATCAGCCGTAGGATACCAACCGACATTAGCAACAGAAATGGGTGCAATGCAGGAGCGTATTACATCAACTACAAAAGGATCAATTACTTCAGTTCAAGCGGTTTATGTACCTGCGGATGACTTAACTGACCCGGCACCAGCTACAACTTTTGCTCACTTAGATGCTACAACGGTATTGTCTCGTAAAATTGCTGAGTTAGGTATTTACCCTGCAGTAGATCCATTAGATTCTACTTCACGTATCTTATCACCAGAAATTTTAGGTAAAGAGCACTATGCTTGTGCACAACGAGTAAAAGAAATCTTACAGAAATACAAAGAACTACAAGATATCATCGCGATCTTAGGTATGGAAGAATTATCTGAAGAAGATAAATTAGCTGTACACAGAGCGCGTCGTGTACAACGTTTCTTATCTCAACCTTTCCACGTAGCAGAGCAATTTACAGGTATCCCAGGAGTTCTTGTAGATATCAAAGATACAATCAAAGGTTTTACTATGATTATTGATGGTGAATTAGACCATTTACCAGAAGCAGCTTTCAACTTGAAAGGTTCAATCGAAGAAGCGATTGCAGCTGGAGAGAAAATGCTTGCTGAAGTTTAA
- a CDS encoding glycogen/starch synthase yields MKDKRILYVSSEVVPYLAENEVSLMSYDAPKMINEQGGQIRIFMPKYGSINERRHQLHEVIRLSGMNLVVNDMDMPLIIKVASIPKERIQVYFIDNDEYFKRKSTFSDEDGVLYPDNDERAIFFTKGVIETIKKLNWVPDIIHVQGWMASLLPTYLRNYYKDEAIFADTKIVTSIFEEGFEGALSTSMHTKVAFDNLPKEDVTDFEKATYHNIMVNAVKNSDGVILASENIPSDLTKYIESSNKPFLTYATKEEFATAYTTFYNQFL; encoded by the coding sequence ATGAAAGATAAGAGGATATTGTACGTATCATCTGAAGTGGTACCTTATTTAGCAGAGAATGAAGTTTCATTAATGTCTTATGATGCTCCTAAAATGATTAATGAACAGGGAGGGCAAATAAGAATTTTTATGCCGAAATACGGTAGCATCAATGAAAGAAGACACCAATTACATGAAGTAATCCGCCTATCGGGGATGAACCTCGTGGTGAATGATATGGATATGCCCTTGATTATCAAAGTGGCCTCTATCCCAAAGGAGCGAATTCAAGTTTACTTCATTGACAATGATGAATACTTTAAACGAAAATCAACGTTTTCTGACGAAGATGGCGTTCTTTACCCAGATAATGACGAAAGAGCTATTTTCTTCACCAAAGGCGTAATTGAAACCATCAAGAAATTAAATTGGGTTCCAGATATTATTCACGTACAAGGCTGGATGGCCTCGCTATTGCCAACTTATTTACGCAATTACTACAAGGATGAAGCTATTTTTGCTGACACAAAAATTGTTACATCTATTTTTGAAGAAGGATTTGAAGGTGCGTTAAGTACGTCTATGCATACCAAAGTTGCTTTTGACAACTTACCTAAAGAAGATGTTACCGATTTCGAAAAAGCAACGTATCACAACATCATGGTTAATGCGGTTAAGAATTCGGACGGTGTGATTCTCGCTTCTGAGAACATCCCATCAGATTTAACAAAATATATAGAATCTTCTAATAAACCTTTCTTAACTTACGCTACTAAAGAAGAATTTGCAACAGCATATACTACTTTTTATAACCAATTTTTATAA
- the glmS gene encoding glutamine--fructose-6-phosphate transaminase (isomerizing), whose translation MCGIVGYIGHRNAYPVIIKGLTRLEYRGYDSAGLAVFDGETINLCKTKGKVADLEEKATDAIKKGTIGIGHTRWATHGVPNDVNSHPHFSNSGELVIIHNGIIENYDSLKQELIKRGYTFQSETDTEVLINLIEDVQKTQKVKLGKAVQIALNQVVGAYAIAVMDIKKPNEIVAARLGSPLAIGIGENEYFITSDASPFIEYTNNAIYLEDEEMAVIRLHKPLAIRKIKDDSLVNHYAQELQLNLEQIEKNGYDHFMLKEIYEQPDVIRDTFRGRLLADQGLIKMAGIEDNLDKFLNAKRIVIVACGTSWHAALVAEYLIEEFARIPVEVEYASEFRYRNPIINSDDVIIAISQSGETADTLAAIKLAKTKGAFVFGVCNVVGSSISRETHAGAYTHAGPEIGVASTKAFTTQITVLTLIALRLAKSKGSLSNSEYLKYLHELELIPERVKEALVQNEEVLKIAEVYKNATNCLYLGRGYNYPVALEGALKLKEISYIHAEGYPAAEMKHGPIALIDEHMPVIVIAPDQMHYDKVVSNIQEIKARSGKIIAVVTKGDKQVRALADHVIEVPGISEALTPILTTIPLQLLSYHIAVLRDCNVDQPRNLAKSVTVE comes from the coding sequence ATGTGTGGAATCGTTGGATACATAGGGCATAGAAATGCATATCCGGTAATCATCAAAGGATTAACTAGACTGGAATATCGAGGATACGACAGTGCAGGGTTAGCTGTATTTGATGGAGAAACGATTAATCTTTGCAAAACAAAAGGAAAAGTTGCTGACTTAGAAGAAAAAGCTACAGATGCAATTAAAAAAGGGACAATAGGTATTGGACATACACGTTGGGCTACACACGGTGTACCTAATGATGTGAACTCACACCCCCATTTTTCAAATTCAGGTGAATTAGTCATTATTCACAACGGGATTATTGAAAATTACGATTCGTTAAAACAAGAATTAATTAAACGCGGTTATACGTTTCAGTCAGAAACAGATACGGAAGTTTTAATTAATTTAATTGAGGACGTTCAAAAAACACAAAAAGTAAAATTAGGAAAGGCCGTTCAAATTGCGCTTAACCAAGTGGTTGGAGCGTATGCAATTGCTGTAATGGACATCAAAAAACCCAATGAAATCGTAGCGGCACGTCTAGGTAGCCCCTTAGCTATTGGAATTGGTGAAAATGAATATTTCATTACATCTGACGCCTCTCCATTCATAGAATACACTAATAACGCCATCTATTTAGAAGATGAAGAAATGGCTGTTATTCGCTTACACAAGCCTTTGGCAATCCGCAAAATCAAAGATGATTCTTTGGTGAATCACTACGCTCAAGAGTTGCAATTAAACTTAGAGCAAATTGAAAAAAACGGATATGATCACTTCATGTTAAAAGAGATTTACGAACAACCAGACGTAATTCGCGATACATTTAGAGGTCGTTTACTAGCCGATCAAGGCCTGATCAAGATGGCAGGTATCGAAGACAACCTAGACAAATTCCTCAACGCAAAACGCATCGTTATCGTTGCTTGTGGAACATCTTGGCATGCTGCTTTGGTAGCAGAATACCTAATCGAAGAATTTGCGCGAATTCCCGTTGAAGTAGAATATGCTTCTGAGTTTAGATACAGAAATCCGATCATTAACAGTGATGATGTGATTATCGCTATTTCTCAATCTGGAGAAACAGCAGATACTTTAGCTGCGATTAAATTAGCAAAAACCAAAGGTGCTTTTGTTTTCGGTGTTTGTAACGTCGTTGGTTCTTCAATTTCTAGAGAAACACACGCAGGCGCCTATACACACGCAGGTCCAGAAATCGGAGTTGCATCAACTAAAGCCTTTACCACGCAAATTACAGTACTTACTTTAATTGCCTTGCGTTTAGCTAAGTCGAAAGGATCCCTATCAAATTCAGAGTATTTAAAATACTTACATGAATTAGAATTAATCCCAGAACGCGTAAAAGAAGCACTAGTACAAAACGAAGAGGTTTTAAAAATTGCCGAAGTCTATAAAAACGCGACAAACTGCTTATACCTAGGACGTGGATATAACTATCCAGTGGCCTTAGAAGGAGCTTTAAAACTAAAAGAAATATCATACATCCACGCAGAAGGTTATCCCGCAGCAGAGATGAAACACGGTCCAATTGCCTTAATTGACGAGCACATGCCTGTTATTGTCATTGCACCTGATCAAATGCACTACGATAAAGTGGTGAGTAACATTCAAGAAATCAAAGCGCGCAGTGGAAAAATCATTGCAGTTGTGACTAAAGGAGACAAACAAGTAAGAGCGTTAGCCGATCACGTCATTGAAGTACCTGGTATTTCAGAAGCTTTGACACCGATTCTAACGACAATTCCGCTACAGTTGTTGTCCTATCACATTGCTGTTCTAAGAGATTGCAACGTCGATCAGCCTCGTAATTTAGCGAAGTCAGTGACCGTAGAATAA
- a CDS encoding F0F1 ATP synthase subunit epsilon, translating to MRLEIVSPEATLFAGEVTSVSVPGINGEFQMLNNHAAIVSLLTKGNVKFTGNNISIKEPFNSKFVKVNNDTYQLPITMGTVELSDNKIIILAN from the coding sequence ATGAGATTAGAAATTGTATCACCTGAAGCTACCTTATTTGCTGGAGAAGTTACTTCTGTATCGGTTCCAGGTATTAATGGTGAGTTTCAAATGTTAAACAATCACGCGGCTATTGTTTCTTTATTGACAAAAGGCAATGTGAAGTTTACAGGAAATAACATTTCTATTAAAGAGCCATTTAATTCCAAGTTCGTTAAAGTTAACAACGATACGTACCAATTACCAATTACAATGGGTACAGTTGAATTAAGTGATAACAAGATTATTATTTTAGCTAATTAA
- the panD gene encoding aspartate 1-decarboxylase, with translation MQVEVVKSKIHRVTVTGADLHYIGSITIDEALLEAANMIEGEKVSIVNINNGERFETYAIPGPRNSGEITLNGPAARKVHKGDIVIIISYGILDFEEAKNFKPAIVFPNEENNSLT, from the coding sequence ATGCAAGTTGAAGTAGTAAAATCAAAAATTCATCGGGTTACTGTAACAGGTGCCGATTTACATTATATTGGAAGTATTACCATAGACGAAGCTTTATTGGAAGCAGCCAATATGATTGAAGGAGAGAAAGTTTCTATTGTTAATATAAACAATGGAGAACGCTTTGAAACCTATGCGATTCCCGGTCCTCGAAACAGTGGAGAAATTACACTGAATGGACCTGCTGCACGAAAAGTGCACAAAGGAGATATTGTAATCATTATTTCCTATGGGATTTTAGATTTTGAAGAGGCGAAAAATTTTAAACCTGCTATCGTTTTTCCCAATGAAGAGAACAATAGCTTAACGTAA
- a CDS encoding DUF4270 domain-containing protein: MNYKSIIKTFAILVGIAGLQSCDKDFSEVGGDIIGDNNLNIDTYQVQNLTAYTQPYGALSTKNLPNVPFGSIDNGEFGRTNSSFVTQVLSATSSFELMKSNAVIDSVYVYIPYYAQYDKVEDETTYYKLLNVTGDESFNLEVYENGYYLNNVNPGTGKDLDYFSDSSAQFEQYKKPTLLNDSNDLKQNKEFSFTKKNIIIYKRDNNGNIVYDEKTNKPTEQEKLAPGVWLDLNKEYFKKFVDNRNSFKDQSQFKNFFRGLYFKTSGNSTTGALGLLNITQGKMVIKYHQELEETNAEGEKVKKIQRVSITLPFTKEAVPDSSASFEPHINVSLTTTEGNSHNREGDKVNGDPLLFIKGSEGNVAVIDLFSTNDFEELKALKEQEYLINDAILTVHVDQTGTNKNQIPQRLYLYNYDNGLPISDFLNDNSANSEYSKLIYGGIFQAASETNNVKGNFYKFRITEYVRALLKSKELKSPKLAIAATYNYNEPLLNTVTKGINSKLKTEIPNTPENVTYVPTLSAMYPMGTVVYGTNTSSDKKMTLQIFYTKTKN; encoded by the coding sequence ATGAATTATAAAAGCATCATAAAGACATTCGCAATCCTAGTAGGTATAGCAGGTTTGCAATCATGTGACAAAGATTTCAGTGAAGTTGGAGGAGATATCATCGGCGATAACAATTTAAATATCGACACGTATCAAGTTCAAAACCTAACCGCTTATACACAACCTTATGGTGCATTGAGTACCAAAAACTTACCTAACGTTCCTTTTGGATCAATTGACAATGGTGAATTTGGTCGCACAAACAGCAGTTTTGTAACCCAAGTATTATCTGCAACTTCCTCTTTTGAATTGATGAAGAGCAATGCGGTTATTGACTCTGTATATGTGTACATTCCTTACTACGCACAATATGACAAAGTAGAAGATGAAACAACCTATTACAAATTATTAAACGTAACAGGAGACGAAAGCTTCAACCTCGAAGTGTATGAAAATGGATATTACCTCAATAATGTAAACCCTGGAACAGGAAAAGATCTCGACTATTTTTCCGATTCATCAGCACAATTTGAACAATACAAAAAGCCAACGCTTTTAAATGATTCAAACGACTTAAAACAAAATAAAGAATTTTCTTTTACCAAGAAAAACATCATCATTTACAAAAGAGACAACAACGGAAATATCGTCTATGATGAGAAAACAAATAAACCTACCGAACAAGAAAAACTTGCTCCTGGTGTATGGTTGGATTTAAATAAAGAGTACTTCAAAAAATTCGTTGACAACAGAAATTCATTTAAAGATCAATCTCAATTTAAAAATTTCTTCCGCGGTTTGTATTTCAAAACGAGTGGAAATAGCACAACTGGAGCTTTGGGATTACTCAATATTACTCAAGGTAAAATGGTGATTAAGTACCACCAAGAACTTGAAGAAACCAATGCAGAAGGTGAAAAAGTTAAGAAAATACAACGCGTAAGCATCACACTTCCCTTCACCAAAGAAGCTGTGCCTGATAGTAGCGCCTCTTTTGAACCTCACATCAATGTGAGTTTAACTACAACGGAAGGAAATTCGCACAACCGAGAAGGCGATAAAGTAAATGGAGACCCACTTTTATTCATCAAGGGAAGCGAAGGAAATGTTGCGGTTATTGACTTATTCAGCACGAATGACTTTGAAGAGTTAAAAGCACTGAAGGAACAAGAGTATTTGATCAACGACGCCATTTTGACGGTACACGTAGATCAAACAGGAACGAACAAAAATCAAATTCCTCAGCGCTTATACCTTTATAATTACGACAATGGCTTGCCTATCTCTGACTTTTTGAATGACAACTCAGCGAATTCAGAATACAGTAAATTAATTTACGGTGGAATATTCCAAGCGGCAAGCGAAACAAACAACGTAAAAGGAAACTTTTACAAGTTCAGAATCACTGAATATGTTCGTGCGCTGTTGAAAAGCAAAGAACTGAAAAGTCCTAAATTAGCTATTGCTGCTACCTATAATTACAATGAGCCTTTATTGAATACCGTTACAAAGGGAATTAACAGCAAATTAAAAACAGAAATACCGAACACACCTGAAAACGTAACGTATGTACCTACGCTATCGGCAATGTATCCGATGGGAACAGTAGTTTACGGAACGAATACTAGCTCAGACAAAAAAATGACACTGCAAATATTTTATACTAAAACCAAAAACTAA
- the panC gene encoding pantoate--beta-alanine ligase yields MFLFQTKVELQAYLATFHTAKQSIGLVPTMGAIHRGHLSLMEQSLQENGCTVVSIFVNPTQFNNAEDLAKYPRTLALDIDIIRSLSEQIVVFSPSVEEMYAGNTVARSFDFDGLEMEMEGAQRPGHFDGVGTIVKKLFELVEPTKAYFGEKDFQQLQIIKKLVEKEHLPVSIIGVPIFRAVDGLAMSSRNARISSEGLEKSTFLYQVLAQAKVLFQTESIEKVNHFVESQFKNNSTFDLEYFTIADEQTLKPATAKEEGHAYRGFLVAHIEGVRLIDNLSFN; encoded by the coding sequence ATGTTTCTTTTTCAAACAAAAGTCGAATTACAAGCCTATTTGGCGACTTTTCATACCGCAAAACAATCCATTGGTTTAGTGCCTACAATGGGGGCTATTCATAGAGGACACCTTTCTTTAATGGAACAATCCTTACAAGAAAACGGGTGTACTGTAGTCAGTATTTTCGTCAATCCAACGCAGTTCAATAATGCGGAAGATTTAGCGAAATATCCGCGAACTTTAGCACTAGATATTGACATTATTCGCTCATTATCAGAGCAAATTGTTGTTTTTTCCCCTTCAGTGGAGGAAATGTATGCCGGTAATACGGTGGCTAGGAGCTTTGATTTTGATGGCCTAGAAATGGAAATGGAAGGCGCACAACGCCCGGGTCATTTCGATGGGGTTGGAACCATTGTCAAAAAACTTTTTGAACTCGTTGAGCCGACAAAAGCTTATTTTGGCGAGAAGGATTTTCAACAATTGCAAATCATAAAAAAATTAGTCGAAAAGGAGCATTTACCAGTGTCCATTATCGGAGTACCGATCTTTAGGGCGGTAGATGGTTTGGCGATGAGCTCAAGAAATGCGAGGATTTCATCTGAAGGATTAGAGAAATCAACTTTTTTATATCAGGTTTTAGCACAAGCGAAAGTGTTGTTTCAAACCGAATCGATTGAAAAAGTTAATCACTTTGTTGAGTCTCAATTTAAAAATAATTCTACCTTTGACCTCGAATACTTTACTATTGCCGATGAACAGACGTTAAAACCTGCAACGGCAAAAGAAGAGGGGCATGCTTATCGAGGTTTTCTTGTGGCGCATATTGAAGGTGTTCGATTAATAGACAATTTATCTTTTAACTAA